In the genome of Deltaproteobacteria bacterium, one region contains:
- a CDS encoding diguanylate cyclase produces the protein MKLRGKIGLAITGFILTTLLVGGFFRFEAEREIYRSQMVQRGIALLRSLAIPCSIAMANHDSSRLDDYLAGFVESGREMDIVYLTILDPQRRVLSDTRAGFFQKVLDDEFMKKAASTTGASFRTTVLDNQEAIEVAVPVVSGLRWGTLVAGFRLDRLEQELAQRKVRFTLAASVIALLAGLVGFWVLSKLVVTPVVRMRNMAERFGLGDHDARVNHNERWDELGELGRQLNHMADEIQNYTHGLETLVEERTQELAESNLMLRQANTALESLARTDELTGLCNRRHFMSQLELEVARGRRTVHRFTLIMLDLDHFKHYNDSNGHPMGDSLLKVFSQLLQQTLRQTDLIGRYGGEEFIIMLLDTSPDEGLRAAEKLRLAINDASFPAGKNQPGGQVTASFGVSFFPSHAQTEHELIECADRALYLSKEKGRNCVSTWSDLAQTRS, from the coding sequence TTGAAGCTTCGCGGTAAAATAGGTTTAGCCATCACCGGTTTTATTCTTACGACTCTTTTGGTCGGCGGTTTTTTTCGATTTGAGGCCGAAAGAGAGATTTATCGCTCCCAAATGGTTCAGCGTGGCATCGCTCTTTTGAGATCTTTGGCGATCCCATGCAGCATTGCGATGGCCAATCATGACAGTTCTCGGCTCGACGATTATCTCGCAGGGTTTGTCGAAAGCGGTCGCGAGATGGATATCGTTTATCTCACGATTCTCGATCCACAGCGCAGGGTTCTTTCTGATACGCGAGCTGGGTTTTTCCAGAAGGTTCTAGACGACGAATTTATGAAAAAGGCAGCTTCAACAACGGGAGCAAGTTTTAGAACGACGGTCCTGGATAATCAGGAGGCGATTGAGGTGGCGGTGCCGGTTGTCAGCGGCTTGCGTTGGGGGACACTGGTGGCCGGCTTTCGCCTGGATCGATTGGAACAGGAACTTGCTCAGAGGAAAGTGCGGTTTACTTTAGCGGCCAGTGTTATCGCGCTTTTGGCGGGGTTGGTTGGTTTTTGGGTTTTGTCGAAGCTGGTCGTCACGCCGGTGGTGCGGATGCGCAATATGGCAGAGCGCTTTGGGCTTGGAGACCACGACGCCCGGGTGAACCACAATGAGCGCTGGGATGAGCTTGGTGAGCTTGGCCGTCAGCTCAACCATATGGCCGATGAGATCCAGAATTATACCCACGGTCTGGAGACTTTGGTTGAAGAGCGTACTCAGGAGCTTGCCGAGTCCAATCTCATGCTTCGACAAGCGAATACTGCGCTCGAATCGTTGGCTCGCACCGATGAACTCACAGGTTTATGCAACCGTCGCCATTTCATGAGCCAGCTTGAACTTGAAGTAGCAAGAGGCCGCAGAACCGTGCATCGCTTCACTTTGATCATGTTAGATTTGGACCATTTTAAGCACTATAACGATTCCAATGGGCACCCGATGGGGGATTCGTTGCTTAAAGTTTTCTCTCAGCTCCTGCAGCAAACGCTGCGGCAAACGGACTTGATTGGTCGTTATGGCGGGGAAGAGTTTATCATCATGCTCCTCGATACGTCGCCTGATGAAGGCTTGCGCGCTGCCGAAAAGCTTCGATTGGCGATTAACGATGCTTCTTTTCCAGCGGGTAAAAATCAGCCAGGTGGTCAGGTTACGGCGAGCTTTGGGGTTTCATTTTTCCCGTCCCATGCTCAAACCGAGCACGAGCTTATCGAGTGCGCTGATAGGGCCCTCTATTTATCCAAGGAAAAGGGTCGCAACTGTGTTTCAACTTGGAGTGATTTAGCGCAGACGCGCTCCTAG
- a CDS encoding phosphate/phosphite/phosphonate ABC transporter substrate-binding protein gives MDAYNRGMQLNRWPSYIGLMTGLFCLGCVSQPEEKPASPPVVEPAQPARTDFLNPDKIIFASTPYLGEGFLKDEFQPLVDYLAEKLGRPCELRSVASYEKMIELIGTQEVHLGVLSPLSYVRAKKAEPDLHLLASQVANGATTYSAYIVSRNDIGIESLIDLKGKRFGFVDKLSTSGYLYPMAEMRSLKIVPDKFFSEILYAGDHEKLIEWVLAGKVDAGATSSSAFNIMKDQAPGNEKLSIIAKMGRIPYDAVVANARLEPSLVAKAREAILGLNTQDELGRQVLRGPTNINGFVPASDNLYTDVRRALTSFEQ, from the coding sequence ATGGATGCGTATAACCGGGGCATGCAGCTTAATAGGTGGCCTTCATATATTGGTTTAATGACAGGGCTGTTTTGTTTGGGCTGTGTATCGCAGCCTGAGGAGAAACCGGCTTCACCGCCAGTTGTAGAGCCTGCTCAACCCGCCCGAACAGATTTTCTCAATCCAGATAAAATCATTTTCGCTTCGACTCCTTATCTGGGTGAGGGGTTCTTAAAAGATGAATTCCAACCACTTGTCGATTATTTAGCCGAGAAGTTGGGGCGACCGTGTGAACTGCGCAGCGTGGCGTCGTATGAAAAGATGATCGAGCTGATTGGTACACAAGAGGTTCATTTGGGAGTATTGTCTCCCTTGAGTTATGTTCGGGCGAAGAAGGCCGAACCCGACCTACACTTATTGGCCAGTCAAGTCGCCAATGGAGCCACGACCTATTCGGCATATATTGTTAGTCGTAATGATATCGGAATCGAGAGCCTTATTGATCTTAAGGGCAAACGCTTTGGGTTTGTAGATAAGCTCTCGACCAGCGGTTATCTCTACCCGATGGCCGAAATGAGGAGCTTGAAGATTGTACCCGACAAGTTTTTCTCAGAGATTCTCTATGCAGGGGACCATGAGAAACTGATCGAGTGGGTCTTGGCGGGTAAGGTGGACGCTGGTGCGACATCCTCGTCAGCTTTCAACATCATGAAAGATCAGGCCCCCGGTAATGAGAAATTGTCCATTATCGCTAAGATGGGCCGAATTCCCTATGATGCAGTGGTCGCTAATGCCCGATTGGAGCCAAGTTTGGTGGCCAAGGCACGTGAGGCAATATTAGGTCTCAATACTCAAGACGAACTGGGCCGGCAAGTTTTACGTGGACCAACGAATATTAATGGTTTTGTACCTGCTTCAGATAACCTATACACGGATGTCAGACGTGCGCTGACATCGTTTGAACAATAA
- a CDS encoding YfhL family 4Fe-4S dicluster ferredoxin: MATIITEECINCGACEPECPNEAITEGDDTYVINPQKCTECVGHFEEEQCAAVCPVDCCVPDPNIVEAEIVLIGRAKELHPTKTFAEDFPSRFQN, translated from the coding sequence ATGGCAACTATAATTACGGAAGAATGTATCAATTGTGGCGCTTGCGAGCCGGAATGCCCGAATGAGGCTATTACCGAGGGTGATGACACTTATGTTATTAATCCTCAGAAGTGTACAGAGTGCGTCGGTCACTTTGAAGAAGAGCAATGTGCGGCGGTTTGCCCAGTTGATTGCTGTGTCCCAGATCCGAACATCGTTGAAGCTGAAATTGTTCTGATTGGTCGGGCCAAAGAGCTTCATCCAACGAAGACCTTCGCGGAAGACTTCCCATCGCGATTTCAAAATTAG
- a CDS encoding YkgJ family cysteine cluster protein, with protein sequence MNLVTTVETILWASLGLFVLDTVMGFPVTLRLYRCMAWLFINLELLALKIIHAIVQPEFVLQGDCMRCGACCEHIVGDPPKFIKQTRLLSIYLAYHRFAHRFTPTHRGPNDEVIFTCGHLQDDGRCGIYRFRPLICRNYPVVPYYSVPGLLPDCTYTVAPRIVANMQKRKSLPILNANVMVHHPTRMEPGPSAHDDFHLVDPMGGTSVEPKSCDVDPDGYNNNHASPSSTDTLKPPEPGL encoded by the coding sequence ATGAACCTAGTCACCACGGTAGAGACTATTCTCTGGGCCAGCTTAGGGCTCTTCGTCCTGGATACCGTCATGGGCTTTCCAGTAACGCTTCGCCTTTATCGATGTATGGCCTGGCTATTTATAAATCTTGAATTACTTGCTCTGAAAATCATTCATGCCATCGTCCAACCTGAGTTCGTTTTACAAGGGGACTGCATGCGCTGCGGTGCCTGCTGTGAACATATCGTCGGAGATCCTCCCAAGTTCATCAAACAAACCCGGTTGCTCTCGATTTACTTGGCCTACCACCGATTTGCTCACCGATTTACCCCGACCCACCGCGGGCCCAACGATGAAGTTATTTTTACCTGCGGACACCTTCAAGACGATGGCCGTTGCGGCATCTATCGGTTTCGGCCCTTGATCTGTCGAAACTACCCCGTCGTCCCATATTACAGCGTTCCCGGACTTCTCCCTGACTGCACCTATACTGTAGCGCCAAGAATCGTGGCCAACATGCAGAAGAGAAAAAGTCTTCCTATTCTCAATGCAAACGTGATGGTTCATCACCCCACGCGTATGGAGCCCGGACCGAGTGCGCACGACGATTTTCATTTGGTTGACCCCATGGGTGGGACATCGGTCGAGCCAAAATCTTGCGATGTCGATCCAGATGGCTACAACAATAATCATGCGTCGCCTTCTTCCACTGATACTCTTAAGCCTCCTGAGCCAGGGCTGTAA